Proteins from a single region of Haloarcula laminariae:
- a CDS encoding ABC transporter substrate-binding protein, protein MRRVESTRREFLGTSGVIGSMLFAGCTASSSDQEASAGTYTVDIEPVGEVEFDGPPEQWTALLPTFADMAFALGGGQTLGIQNHDRYAAEAFDALPGVSHDRDEIVELVSGNVDKELFYDMNADTHFIDPNILDLWYDWSQADIDEVRTSLGPFFGSFIRRHSDDWHDYRYYDLYEAFDLMADVFQARNRYQAFVELHEQMLDTIDERLPPADQRPTVMLVFPAGKTGTSFYPFRIDDGGVSTKQWRNLGLSDALAETDVGHYSYSDDGTLGPEALLEIDPEALLVRNYGGASEAEFRKSVVEPLAEHSVTSNMQAVQNDAVYNAGYLDQGPIINFYHTDKAAKDIYPDAFADATLFDRERIAEIVSGDV, encoded by the coding sequence ATGCGACGTGTCGAATCAACGCGACGGGAGTTCTTGGGGACGAGTGGTGTGATTGGCAGTATGCTCTTTGCGGGATGTACTGCTTCTAGTTCAGACCAGGAAGCGAGTGCTGGCACGTATACTGTCGATATCGAACCAGTCGGTGAAGTCGAGTTCGATGGACCACCGGAGCAATGGACCGCCCTGTTGCCGACCTTTGCGGACATGGCGTTCGCACTCGGTGGCGGCCAAACACTGGGCATTCAGAACCACGACCGCTACGCCGCCGAAGCCTTTGACGCACTGCCAGGCGTTTCGCATGACCGAGACGAGATTGTCGAGCTCGTCAGCGGCAATGTCGACAAGGAACTGTTCTATGATATGAACGCCGATACCCACTTCATCGACCCGAATATATTGGACCTCTGGTATGACTGGAGCCAGGCCGATATCGACGAAGTCAGGACCAGCCTGGGTCCCTTCTTCGGGAGCTTCATCCGTCGTCACAGCGACGACTGGCACGACTATCGCTACTACGACCTCTACGAGGCCTTCGATCTGATGGCCGATGTTTTCCAGGCCCGCAATCGGTACCAAGCGTTCGTTGAGCTCCACGAACAAATGCTGGACACGATCGACGAGCGATTGCCACCGGCCGACCAGCGACCGACCGTGATGCTCGTCTTCCCAGCCGGCAAGACGGGGACCTCGTTCTACCCATTCCGAATCGACGATGGCGGGGTCAGCACCAAACAGTGGCGTAATCTCGGCCTAAGTGATGCGCTCGCCGAGACTGACGTTGGCCACTACAGTTACTCCGACGACGGGACGCTCGGCCCGGAGGCCCTCCTCGAAATTGACCCCGAAGCGTTACTGGTACGCAACTACGGCGGTGCATCCGAAGCCGAATTCAGGAAAAGCGTCGTTGAACCGCTAGCGGAACATTCCGTCACGAGCAATATGCAGGCGGTACAGAACGACGCCGTCTACAACGCCGGATACCTCGACCAGGGACCGATAATCAACTTCTACCATACTGACAAAGCGGCAAAGGACATCTATCCCGACGCGTTTGCCGATGCGACGCTGTTCGACCGCGAGCGCATCGCGGAAATCGTCTCTGGAGACGTCTGA
- a CDS encoding type 1 glutamine amidotransferase domain-containing protein, protein MKLEDKRIAMLVGPGFEDLEFWAVYMRLEEEGAQLDVVGVDAGVEYTGKSGGLTAESELAAEEVDPAAVDAVLVPGGWTPDKIRRDQSVLDLVRDIYEDDKIVGMICHAGLVGISAGIVEGSDATGSLGIKDDLVNAGATWVDEPAFRDGNIVWGRVVADIPDYCRVLVDALAEHPA, encoded by the coding sequence ATGAAACTGGAAGACAAACGAATCGCCATGTTGGTCGGACCCGGATTCGAGGACCTCGAGTTCTGGGCCGTCTACATGCGCCTGGAAGAGGAAGGGGCACAGCTCGATGTCGTCGGTGTGGACGCCGGCGTGGAGTACACGGGAAAGAGCGGTGGACTCACCGCCGAGAGCGAACTCGCGGCCGAGGAGGTCGACCCGGCGGCGGTCGACGCGGTCCTGGTTCCCGGTGGCTGGACGCCCGACAAGATCCGTCGCGACCAGTCGGTACTCGACCTCGTCCGGGACATCTACGAGGACGACAAAATCGTCGGGATGATCTGTCACGCCGGGCTGGTCGGCATCTCCGCCGGCATCGTCGAGGGCTCGGACGCTACGGGTTCGCTGGGCATCAAGGACGACCTGGTTAACGCCGGCGCGACCTGGGTCGACGAACCGGCGTTCCGCGACGGTAACATCGTCTGGGGACGCGTCGTCGCGGACATCCCCGATTACTGCCGCGTTCTGGTGGACGCTCTGGCCGAACACCCCGCATAG
- a CDS encoding universal stress protein, translating into MVRVLLALDDDLAQTKAQVAAIEDMVETADDAEVFILHVFEKNPEGASVHQVEAVREAKKRLEAAGVTVELLEASGDPGEEILERAKEQDVDQICVSGRKRSPAGKALFGSVTQDVILGTNRPVLVCGNSEE; encoded by the coding sequence ATGGTACGAGTGCTGCTAGCCCTTGACGATGATTTAGCACAGACAAAGGCCCAGGTTGCGGCCATCGAGGACATGGTGGAAACGGCCGACGACGCGGAGGTGTTTATCCTACACGTCTTCGAGAAGAACCCTGAGGGAGCGTCTGTGCACCAGGTAGAAGCGGTCAGAGAGGCGAAGAAACGCCTCGAAGCGGCGGGCGTCACAGTCGAACTCCTCGAAGCCAGCGGTGACCCGGGAGAGGAGATACTCGAACGCGCGAAGGAGCAGGACGTCGATCAGATCTGTGTCAGCGGCCGGAAGCGCAGTCCTGCGGGGAAAGCGCTGTTCGGGAGCGTCACACAGGACGTGATTCTCGGAACCAACCGCCCGGTGCTGGTCTGTGGCAACTCGGAGGAGTAA
- a CDS encoding MaoC family dehydratase, producing MRFYEDISVGDTHHSDGYQLSKEDIIEFGEKYDPQPFHTDEEAAKDSVFGGLVASGWQTAAVSMRLYVESSEDMATQAGLGVDDLRWHRPLRPGDELRLETEIIDKRISESDTSCGVVTTRHQGLNQDDELIISYAATAMVRRRADEQ from the coding sequence ATGCGCTTCTACGAGGATATCTCGGTGGGCGACACGCACCACTCGGACGGATATCAACTCTCCAAGGAGGATATCATCGAGTTCGGCGAAAAGTACGACCCACAGCCGTTCCATACGGACGAGGAAGCGGCCAAGGACTCCGTCTTCGGTGGCCTGGTCGCTTCCGGCTGGCAGACAGCCGCCGTCAGTATGCGCCTCTACGTCGAGAGCAGCGAAGACATGGCGACACAGGCCGGCCTCGGTGTGGATGACCTCCGGTGGCATCGGCCGCTCCGGCCGGGTGACGAACTACGGTTGGAAACCGAGATAATCGATAAACGGATCTCCGAGAGTGACACCAGCTGCGGTGTCGTGACGACCCGCCACCAGGGGCTGAATCAAGACGACGAGCTGATTATCTCCTACGCGGCGACCGCGATGGTCCGGCGACGAGCCGACGAACAGTGA
- a CDS encoding archaea-specific SMC-related protein: protein MPTSKETSKTATFGVKNIGGINSTEISISPGVTVLTGKNATNRTSFLQAIMAVMGSDRASLKADADEGHVKLDLGDETYTRTLTQAGDTVRAEGDPYLDDPEVADLFAFLLETNEARQAVARGDDLREIIMRPVDTDSIKREIRRLEERKDDIDAELSTIESRQRDLTDLEQRRNSLREEIGEKREELAAKEEEIDQSSRDIEEGRKEQEQFEQKLKELQSTRSSLESIRNKIESQEASISSLKQERNQIQNEIDELPEVPAGDRDQIDAEIDQLRSERQALNSEISNLQSLIQYNEQRLEEEDYEIAQTLAEDTEGGPSDTVTDQLLDDDEGIVCWTCGSNVDRKQIEDTVSRLQDLRRDKAQKRSELKSKIDDIKSEKRAIEEKRNRRQQATRRLEKVEAELDERDSKITALKQERKELTETVETLETEVKELESEDFEGILSLHKEANQLEFEIDSLESDLESVTQEIEEIEELVAQEDTLRDQREQVEDELADKRTKIDQIEADSVEEFNEHMDAILEILEYGNLERIWIERVEKSVREGRKKVERTKFELHIVRTTENGAAYEDTIDHLSESEREVTGLIFALAGYLVHDLHRGVPFMLLDSLEAIDSDRIATLTDYFSDYVEYLVVALLPEDAQALDDSFDRVTSI from the coding sequence ATGCCGACATCCAAAGAAACTTCAAAAACTGCTACGTTCGGCGTAAAAAATATCGGTGGGATAAACAGTACTGAGATCTCGATTTCACCCGGCGTGACTGTCCTTACTGGCAAGAACGCGACAAATCGAACCTCTTTTCTCCAGGCGATTATGGCGGTTATGGGTAGCGACCGTGCGTCACTCAAGGCTGACGCGGACGAGGGACACGTCAAATTGGACCTCGGCGACGAGACGTACACACGGACGCTCACGCAGGCCGGAGACACGGTCAGAGCCGAGGGCGACCCCTACCTCGACGACCCGGAAGTCGCTGATCTGTTCGCGTTTCTGTTGGAGACAAACGAGGCCCGACAGGCTGTAGCCCGCGGCGACGACCTCCGGGAGATCATCATGCGGCCGGTCGATACTGACTCGATTAAACGCGAAATCCGGCGTCTAGAGGAGAGGAAAGACGATATCGATGCGGAGCTCTCGACGATTGAGTCCCGGCAGCGCGACCTCACCGACCTCGAACAGCGACGGAACTCACTGCGGGAGGAAATCGGTGAAAAGCGGGAGGAACTCGCCGCCAAAGAGGAGGAAATCGATCAGAGTAGTCGTGATATAGAGGAGGGCCGGAAGGAACAGGAGCAGTTCGAGCAGAAACTCAAAGAGCTCCAATCAACACGGTCGAGTCTAGAGTCCATACGGAACAAGATCGAGTCACAGGAAGCGAGCATCAGTTCGCTGAAACAGGAACGGAATCAGATACAGAACGAGATCGACGAGCTGCCGGAAGTCCCAGCGGGAGATCGCGATCAAATTGACGCGGAAATCGATCAGTTGCGAAGCGAACGACAGGCGCTGAATTCGGAGATCTCTAACCTGCAAAGCCTCATCCAGTACAACGAACAGCGGCTCGAGGAGGAGGACTACGAGATCGCCCAGACACTTGCGGAAGATACAGAAGGGGGCCCGTCAGACACCGTCACTGACCAGCTACTGGATGACGACGAGGGTATTGTCTGTTGGACGTGTGGGTCGAACGTCGACCGGAAACAGATCGAAGACACCGTTTCCCGCCTCCAGGATCTCCGCAGAGACAAAGCGCAGAAAAGAAGCGAGCTGAAGTCGAAGATAGACGATATAAAGTCCGAGAAGCGAGCAATCGAGGAGAAGCGAAACCGGCGTCAACAGGCCACCCGGAGACTGGAGAAGGTAGAGGCCGAATTAGACGAGCGCGATAGTAAGATCACGGCTCTCAAGCAGGAGCGAAAGGAGTTGACAGAAACGGTCGAGACGCTCGAGACGGAAGTCAAAGAGCTCGAATCCGAAGACTTCGAGGGCATTCTATCGCTACACAAGGAGGCCAATCAACTCGAATTCGAGATCGACAGTCTCGAATCGGACCTCGAAAGCGTGACCCAGGAGATCGAAGAGATAGAAGAGCTGGTCGCACAGGAGGATACACTCCGCGACCAGCGCGAGCAGGTCGAAGATGAACTCGCCGACAAGCGGACGAAAATCGACCAGATAGAGGCGGATTCGGTCGAGGAGTTCAACGAGCACATGGACGCTATCCTCGAAATTCTGGAATATGGCAATTTAGAACGGATCTGGATCGAGCGGGTCGAGAAATCCGTCCGAGAAGGGCGAAAGAAAGTCGAGAGAACGAAGTTCGAACTGCATATCGTTCGGACCACCGAGAACGGGGCCGCTTATGAGGACACCATCGACCACCTGAGCGAGAGTGAGCGGGAGGTGACGGGCCTCATCTTCGCGCTGGCCGGCTATCTCGTTCACGATCTCCACCGGGGCGTTCCGTTCATGCTGTTGGACTCACTCGAGGCGATTGATAGCGACCGAATCGCGACGCTGACCGATTACTTCTCCGACTACGTCGAGTATCTCGTCGTGGCGCTCCTGCCTGAAGACGCCCAGGCGCTGGACGACTCGTTCGACAGAGTTACCTCAATCTGA
- the rdfA gene encoding rod-determining factor RdfA, giving the protein MAEQKSESQEPACGCKLGRVAAKYDLRDIDEKLVEYWTHDGDEQRSTRELATYVNQRTLEAAVTNAGISHKEGEIENTYRLLTSDDVTSGTRTETRNELEQDGVPIDAVESDFVSHQTVYNHLTKCLEASIKPPSDEEILEKSEEKLGALQSRTVAVTTDTVEKLDRDGILDIGEFNVHVSVTVTCEDCFREYTVQDLLEQRRCECQESDDGEQ; this is encoded by the coding sequence ATGGCTGAACAAAAATCCGAGAGCCAGGAACCGGCCTGTGGCTGTAAACTCGGCCGAGTCGCCGCGAAATACGACCTACGAGATATCGACGAGAAGTTAGTCGAGTACTGGACTCACGACGGCGATGAACAACGCAGTACGCGGGAACTCGCGACGTACGTGAACCAGCGAACACTGGAGGCGGCAGTTACGAACGCCGGTATCTCGCACAAGGAGGGGGAAATCGAAAACACGTATCGACTGCTCACGAGCGACGACGTAACGAGCGGCACGCGAACGGAGACGCGGAACGAACTCGAACAAGACGGCGTCCCGATCGACGCCGTCGAATCCGACTTCGTCTCCCATCAGACGGTGTACAATCACCTGACTAAGTGCCTCGAAGCGTCGATCAAGCCCCCTAGCGATGAGGAAATACTCGAGAAGAGCGAGGAGAAGTTGGGTGCGCTCCAAAGCAGGACGGTAGCAGTGACCACGGATACGGTCGAGAAACTTGACCGCGATGGAATCCTCGATATCGGTGAGTTCAACGTACACGTCTCCGTGACGGTAACCTGTGAGGACTGCTTCCGGGAATACACTGTCCAGGACCTCCTTGAGCAGCGGCGCTGTGAGTGCCAGGAGTCGGACGACGGTGAACAATAG
- a CDS encoding MarR family winged helix-turn-helix transcriptional regulator, with protein MSRGPDPAVSRERVLEEFVVSPDPAFITKEIAEKFDVEGETARNWLNGMVEAGLLDRKKPGERTVIYWITDEGRAHYADHRDEL; from the coding sequence GTGTCGCGCGGACCCGATCCAGCGGTTAGCCGCGAACGCGTCCTCGAAGAGTTCGTCGTCTCTCCGGACCCCGCATTCATCACCAAAGAGATAGCTGAAAAGTTCGACGTAGAAGGCGAGACAGCGAGAAATTGGCTCAACGGGATGGTCGAGGCAGGTCTCCTGGACCGAAAAAAGCCCGGTGAGAGAACTGTCATCTACTGGATTACTGACGAGGGTCGGGCACATTATGCGGACCACCGCGACGAGCTGTAG
- a CDS encoding DUF7537 family lipoprotein, whose amino-acid sequence MSIIGCHGAIASRVHLQLRHIPSAVSIYTGLSGGSRSNPASTHPNTLKSQFESSQLIGYIRVTSSPMTHRLLVLVVLSSVLVAGCAGFQGAETPTAETPTAETPTPSPTGPETSAVAGVSNETLTNASALIASNEAAITEHGARISIDQAGPETKRESQLTVGADGTFERTMTATASSGQSGSSAYYSNGSATYVRVQSENGTSYRVVEQGDNTWAGFSSSLETVLAAGTFTVATDSSDSERVVLTADEFHTEGTHGVLGDAMALDGRLVLDRNGQIQNLTVTGDENGEAVAYTYELRESSVERASPPAWIADVPPSASLHPDLSTTVENDSFLRIDHRGGDAVPRNATLSFSANNTAGTVTFDAALESGETRYAYFTASDGSLVLTSEQPASGEAAAIESPATVTISVGDSVTLHSVGMGWGSEMTSEPAEAEASQDTGP is encoded by the coding sequence GTGTCCATCATCGGTTGCCACGGGGCAATCGCCAGCCGCGTCCACCTACAGCTGAGACACATACCGTCGGCGGTCAGTATCTACACGGGACTCTCGGGCGGTAGTCGTTCGAATCCAGCCAGTACCCACCCGAATACACTCAAATCCCAGTTTGAGTCATCCCAACTGATAGGGTATATCCGGGTAACGTCTAGTCCGATGACACACAGATTACTCGTCTTAGTTGTACTCTCCTCGGTACTGGTAGCGGGATGTGCCGGTTTTCAAGGGGCCGAGACGCCGACAGCGGAGACGCCAACGGCAGAAACGCCGACTCCAAGCCCGACCGGTCCTGAGACCAGCGCTGTCGCCGGTGTCTCGAACGAAACGCTGACGAACGCCTCGGCGCTTATCGCGTCTAACGAAGCGGCCATCACAGAACACGGAGCGAGAATCAGTATCGACCAGGCCGGGCCCGAAACGAAGCGGGAATCGCAGTTGACGGTCGGGGCAGACGGGACGTTCGAACGTACGATGACAGCCACCGCCAGTAGCGGCCAATCCGGGTCGTCGGCCTACTACAGCAACGGCTCAGCGACCTACGTTCGGGTGCAATCCGAAAACGGAACGAGCTACCGCGTCGTCGAGCAGGGGGACAACACCTGGGCTGGCTTCAGTTCGTCCCTCGAAACCGTCCTCGCCGCCGGAACGTTCACCGTTGCTACCGATTCGAGCGACTCGGAAAGGGTCGTGTTAACCGCCGACGAGTTCCACACGGAGGGGACTCACGGCGTTCTCGGCGACGCAATGGCACTGGACGGCCGACTCGTCCTCGACCGGAACGGTCAGATACAGAACCTCACGGTAACCGGGGACGAGAACGGTGAAGCGGTGGCCTACACCTATGAACTCCGAGAGTCGTCCGTAGAACGTGCGTCCCCACCAGCGTGGATTGCCGACGTTCCGCCGAGCGCGAGTCTACACCCCGACCTCTCCACGACGGTAGAAAACGACTCGTTCCTTCGCATCGACCACCGCGGCGGTGACGCAGTGCCGCGGAACGCGACGCTCTCCTTCTCGGCAAACAACACCGCTGGCACCGTCACGTTCGACGCCGCACTCGAATCCGGGGAGACCCGCTACGCCTACTTCACGGCGAGCGACGGGTCGCTTGTCTTGACATCCGAACAGCCCGCTTCCGGGGAAGCTGCGGCTATCGAGAGTCCGGCCACCGTCACGATCTCGGTCGGTGACAGTGTAACGCTCCACAGCGTCGGTATGGGCTGGGGTTCCGAAATGACCAGCGAGCCCGCCGAAGCTGAGGCCAGTCAGGATACCGGGCCGTAG
- a CDS encoding CbiX/SirB N-terminal domain-containing protein, whose amino-acid sequence MTTESILLVGRHAAGSDDLLETHAARLRARTDVDSVAVATYEDEPVRELTPQLESLTAETVYAVPMVAAHTRDTTNEIPAALSAVAGTVHYCEPPGQSPAITDVLAQRAGAEVEPDGDASLVLVSFGSSSDPYQRQTTDYHASRLEAQSDYEAVVTCYLLQNPAVECARYTVPTDSAVAVPLFLGRSEATERRIPEALELDRGGMAYADPLLDHPGVTDAIAAEIEKQRALDGASASVASFEATLAETQRPVATDGDGRPR is encoded by the coding sequence ATGACGACCGAATCGATACTCCTCGTGGGTCGGCACGCGGCCGGTTCCGACGACCTACTGGAGACACACGCGGCGAGACTGCGCGCGCGTACCGACGTCGACTCCGTGGCAGTAGCGACCTACGAGGACGAGCCGGTACGCGAGCTCACCCCCCAGCTCGAATCACTGACGGCCGAGACGGTGTACGCCGTCCCGATGGTCGCCGCGCACACGCGGGACACGACAAACGAGATTCCGGCCGCGCTCTCTGCCGTCGCGGGCACCGTCCACTACTGCGAGCCGCCGGGCCAGAGCCCGGCGATAACCGACGTACTCGCACAGCGGGCCGGAGCGGAGGTCGAGCCCGACGGCGACGCGTCGCTCGTGCTGGTGAGCTTCGGCAGTAGCTCCGACCCCTACCAGCGACAGACGACCGACTACCACGCGAGCCGGCTGGAAGCCCAGTCCGACTACGAGGCGGTGGTGACCTGTTACCTCCTCCAGAACCCGGCCGTCGAGTGCGCCCGCTACACCGTCCCGACCGACTCCGCGGTCGCGGTCCCGCTGTTCCTGGGCCGTAGCGAGGCGACCGAGCGGCGGATTCCCGAAGCGCTCGAACTCGACCGGGGCGGTATGGCCTACGCCGACCCCCTGCTCGACCACCCGGGCGTCACCGACGCCATCGCGGCCGAGATAGAGAAACAGCGCGCCCTCGACGGGGCGTCCGCATCGGTCGCCTCGTTCGAGGCGACGCTGGCTGAGACTCAGCGACCGGTCGCGACCGACGGCGACGGCCGGCCCCGGTGA
- a CDS encoding cobalt-precorrin-7 (C(5))-methyltransferase, with protein sequence MSDDYDLDEGPDPATLAAAAPEPPDATDPVYAVGIGPGNVEYLTGCGRRAIAEADVVVGFETVVEFVRDETDADLLTCGYRDEGETLAAFGERVADGERGTAVLMGDPNHSGYQFLGKVERAVDGPVRVIPGISSLQVAASRARTPMEATEFVTLHKSGPVESDLARLREHAGKRNLLVLPRPFDWMPGDIAADLVDSGADPSLSALVLERLTHDDESITRTTLGDLAASAGGDGRDDTPYSDLSVLAVRTDGPD encoded by the coding sequence ATGAGCGACGACTACGATCTCGACGAGGGGCCAGACCCCGCGACCCTCGCCGCAGCGGCGCCTGAACCGCCGGACGCCACCGACCCGGTCTACGCCGTCGGCATCGGCCCCGGGAACGTCGAGTACCTGACCGGATGCGGGCGCCGTGCCATCGCCGAGGCCGACGTCGTCGTCGGCTTCGAGACCGTCGTCGAGTTCGTCCGTGACGAGACCGACGCAGACCTGCTCACCTGCGGCTACCGCGACGAGGGCGAGACGCTTGCGGCCTTCGGCGAGCGGGTCGCCGACGGCGAGCGAGGGACGGCGGTGCTGATGGGCGACCCGAACCACTCGGGCTATCAGTTCCTCGGGAAGGTAGAGCGGGCCGTCGACGGACCGGTTCGGGTGATTCCGGGCATCTCCTCGCTGCAGGTGGCGGCGAGTCGCGCGCGGACGCCGATGGAGGCCACCGAGTTCGTGACGCTGCACAAGAGCGGCCCCGTCGAGTCGGACCTCGCTCGCCTCCGCGAGCACGCCGGCAAGCGGAATCTGCTCGTGCTTCCGCGACCGTTCGACTGGATGCCTGGCGATATCGCGGCCGACCTGGTCGACTCCGGCGCGGACCCGTCGCTCTCGGCACTCGTCCTCGAACGCCTCACCCACGACGACGAGTCGATAACCCGCACGACGCTGGGGGACCTCGCGGCGTCGGCCGGTGGCGACGGTCGGGACGACACGCCCTACTCGGACCTGTCGGTACTCGCCGTACGTACCGACGGTCCGGACTGA
- a CDS encoding precorrin-8X methylmutase, translated as MTTDGEAASATDDDFEEYADLGATTSDAMDIAETSMDRVRELVPDETLADRIRQKSVHATGDPEFQHLVRFSGTEPSAVVRAGARAVRDEQPIVTDITMVKAGITGRGHDCEVRKAIGNGAELAAETGMTRTAASVLELDKMGVYDGAIAVVGNAPTAALALADCIEDGTRPAAVVATPVGFVKAAESRERVREVTDEYGVPAVTTVGRRGGSGLAAGLTNELVHVASDARDGAVALGTDGTAAATDP; from the coding sequence ATGACGACTGACGGTGAAGCCGCGTCGGCGACTGACGATGATTTCGAGGAGTACGCCGACCTCGGCGCGACCACGAGCGACGCGATGGACATCGCGGAGACGAGCATGGACCGCGTGCGCGAACTCGTCCCCGACGAGACGCTGGCCGACCGCATCCGCCAGAAGTCGGTCCACGCCACCGGGGACCCGGAGTTCCAACATCTGGTGCGGTTCTCGGGAACCGAGCCGTCGGCCGTCGTCCGGGCCGGCGCCCGCGCCGTGCGCGACGAACAGCCTATCGTCACCGACATTACGATGGTCAAGGCGGGTATCACCGGCCGGGGACACGACTGCGAGGTGCGCAAGGCTATCGGCAACGGGGCCGAGCTGGCCGCGGAGACGGGGATGACACGCACCGCCGCCTCGGTGCTGGAACTCGACAAGATGGGCGTCTACGACGGGGCCATCGCGGTCGTCGGCAACGCGCCGACCGCCGCGCTCGCGCTCGCTGACTGCATCGAGGACGGCACCCGGCCCGCCGCCGTCGTCGCCACGCCAGTGGGCTTCGTGAAGGCCGCCGAGAGCCGCGAGCGCGTCCGTGAAGTCACCGACGAGTACGGCGTCCCCGCCGTCACGACCGTCGGCCGCCGCGGCGGCAGCGGGCTCGCGGCGGGGCTGACGAACGAACTCGTCCACGTCGCGAGCGACGCCCGCGACGGCGCGGTCGCCCTCGGAACCGACGGGACAGCCGCGGCCACCGACCCATGA